The following coding sequences lie in one Allochromatium vinosum DSM 180 genomic window:
- the apbC gene encoding iron-sulfur cluster carrier protein ApbC has protein sequence MSQPTKDAIESAIKEYREPHLGRDLVAAHAIQDIAIEGDQVRIKVVLGFPAKGIQQTIAEALTERVSKVDGVGAVAVDVSWEIKAHSVQKSLKPIDNVKNIIAVASGKGGVGKSTTAVNLALALAAEGAKVGLLDADIYGPSQPRMLGISGQPESKDGRTLEPMVSHDIQTMSIGFLIEEETPMIWRGPMVTQALEQLLNDTNWSDLDYLVIDLPPGTGDTQLTLAQKVPVSGAIIVTTPQDIALLDARKGLKMFQKVEVPVLGIVENMSIHICSKCGHEEHIFGQGGGQSMSDQYGIDLLGALPLDIQIRQETDGGKPTVAAQPESRITQIYREIARKTAAKLSLQAKDYASKFPRIVIQNT, from the coding sequence ATGTCCCAACCCACGAAAGACGCCATCGAATCCGCCATCAAGGAGTACAGGGAGCCGCATCTCGGGCGCGACCTGGTCGCCGCCCATGCCATCCAGGACATCGCCATCGAAGGCGATCAGGTGCGGATCAAGGTCGTGCTCGGGTTTCCGGCCAAGGGGATTCAGCAAACCATCGCCGAGGCGCTCACCGAGCGGGTCTCAAAGGTGGACGGCGTCGGCGCGGTCGCAGTCGACGTGAGCTGGGAGATCAAGGCCCATTCGGTCCAGAAGTCCTTGAAGCCCATCGACAACGTCAAGAACATCATCGCCGTGGCATCGGGCAAGGGCGGCGTGGGCAAATCGACCACGGCCGTCAATCTGGCCCTGGCGCTGGCGGCCGAAGGGGCCAAGGTCGGACTGCTGGACGCCGACATCTATGGCCCCTCGCAGCCGCGCATGCTCGGCATCAGCGGCCAGCCCGAGTCGAAGGACGGACGCACGCTCGAACCCATGGTCAGCCATGACATCCAGACCATGTCGATCGGGTTCCTGATCGAGGAAGAGACCCCGATGATCTGGCGCGGCCCCATGGTCACTCAGGCGCTGGAGCAGCTGCTCAACGACACCAACTGGTCGGATCTCGACTATCTGGTCATCGACCTGCCGCCGGGCACGGGCGACACCCAGCTCACCCTGGCGCAGAAGGTGCCGGTCTCGGGCGCGATCATCGTCACCACGCCGCAGGACATCGCGCTGCTGGACGCGCGCAAGGGTCTGAAGATGTTCCAGAAGGTCGAGGTGCCGGTGCTCGGCATCGTCGAGAACATGAGCATCCACATCTGCTCCAAGTGCGGTCACGAAGAACACATCTTCGGTCAGGGCGGCGGCCAGAGCATGTCGGATCAATACGGGATCGATCTGCTGGGCGCGCTGCCGCTCGACATCCAGATCCGCCAGGAGACCGACGGCGGCAAGCCCACGGTCGCCGCTCAGCCCGAGTCGCGTATCACCCAGATCTATCGCGAGATCGCCCGCAAGACCGCCGCCAAGCTCTCGCTCCAGGCCAAGGACTATGCGTCCAAGTTCCCGCGCATCGTGATCCAGAACACCTGA
- the modD gene encoding ModD protein — translation MYSTDTPVLSDHELQALLAEDVPFGDLTTEALGIAGRAGRIRFEARDPMVVCGTEEAVRLFALCGARSELQAPSGRTAEPGTPLLTATGSAGALHRAWKSAQTLMEWCSGMASSAAAIQAAARRGHPDAIVAGTRKNVPGTRRLAVKAFRAGGAVMHRCGLSETILVFAEHRQFLTDASPATAIADLRRQAPEKRVVVEVHSLEEALDWAKAGADVLQLEKFMPEGVAEVVDALGARGLTVLVGAAGGINARNAEDYVRAGARLLVTSAPHQAPPRDVQVRFTA, via the coding sequence ATGTATTCGACAGACACACCCGTGCTCAGCGACCACGAACTCCAGGCCCTGCTCGCCGAGGACGTTCCCTTCGGCGATCTCACCACCGAGGCGCTCGGCATCGCCGGACGTGCCGGCCGTATCCGGTTCGAGGCACGCGACCCCATGGTCGTCTGCGGGACCGAGGAGGCGGTGCGACTGTTTGCGCTGTGCGGCGCCCGGAGCGAACTCCAGGCACCGTCCGGACGCACGGCCGAACCTGGAACGCCGCTGCTCACGGCGACCGGGTCGGCCGGCGCGCTGCATCGCGCCTGGAAGAGCGCGCAGACGCTGATGGAATGGTGTTCGGGAATGGCCAGCAGCGCGGCGGCGATCCAGGCCGCCGCACGGCGCGGTCATCCCGACGCCATCGTCGCCGGCACGCGCAAGAATGTGCCTGGAACGCGCCGTCTGGCGGTCAAGGCGTTCCGCGCCGGTGGAGCCGTGATGCATCGCTGCGGGTTGTCGGAGACTATCCTGGTATTCGCTGAGCATCGCCAGTTCCTGACCGACGCCTCACCCGCCACGGCCATCGCCGACCTGCGGCGACAGGCGCCCGAGAAGCGGGTGGTGGTCGAGGTGCATAGCCTGGAGGAAGCGCTCGACTGGGCCAAGGCCGGAGCCGATGTGCTGCAACTGGAGAAGTTCATGCCGGAAGGCGTCGCCGAGGTCGTCGACGCGCTCGGCGCGCGCGGTTTGACAGTGCTGGTGGGTGCGGCCGGCGGCATCAACGCGCGCAATGCCGAAGACTATGTCCGCGCCGGCGCCCGTTTGCTGGTCACGAGCGCCCCACATCAGGCTCCGCCACGGGACGTACAGGTCCGCTTCACGGCCTGA
- a CDS encoding ferritin, which yields MISQAMAQRLSTQINRELYSAYFYLGLSAQAESMNLRGVAAWFFAKHGEEQTHALKMYRYLIDQGATVAFSDVAAPASVERGVLPMFERTLEHERSVTAAINELVDQALSEKDHATHIFLQWFITEQIEEEATVDDIIGRVRLFGDQGQSLLMIDNELGALAKQMATGAAPASGTAA from the coding sequence ATGATTTCCCAAGCCATGGCTCAGCGCCTCAGCACCCAGATCAATCGCGAACTGTATTCGGCCTATTTCTATCTCGGACTCTCGGCCCAGGCCGAGTCCATGAACCTCCGGGGCGTGGCCGCTTGGTTCTTCGCCAAGCATGGCGAGGAGCAGACGCATGCGCTCAAGATGTACCGCTATCTGATCGACCAGGGCGCAACGGTCGCCTTCAGCGACGTGGCCGCACCGGCGAGCGTCGAGCGCGGCGTGCTCCCCATGTTCGAGCGCACCCTGGAGCACGAGCGCTCCGTGACAGCGGCCATCAACGAGCTGGTCGATCAGGCACTCTCCGAGAAGGATCATGCCACCCACATCTTCCTGCAATGGTTCATCACCGAGCAGATCGAGGAGGAGGCCACGGTCGACGACATCATCGGGCGGGTGCGGCTGTTCGGGGATCAGGGGCAGTCGCTGCTCATGATCGACAACGAACTCGGGGCTCTGGCCAAGCAGATGGCGACCGGCGCGGCGCCCGCCTCCGGTACCGCAGCCTGA
- a CDS encoding SiaB family protein kinase produces MPIATQYFDVHQRMRDQGVIFSFVGYVSEGILFSLGEALKQKMRLEETDANVTKRVFSIFVEQVQNIIRYSAERLHADSGTPAEMSSGLITVGRDATHFFVVCGNIVGRSEGEDLRVRLDELVRMDPDTIKSYYREKLREPPEAGSRGASIGLIEIARRSTRPIEFGLTELDADRAFFCLKAYI; encoded by the coding sequence ATGCCGATCGCCACCCAGTACTTCGACGTTCACCAGCGGATGCGCGATCAGGGCGTGATTTTCTCCTTCGTCGGCTATGTCTCCGAGGGCATCCTGTTCTCGCTCGGCGAGGCGCTGAAACAGAAGATGCGCCTGGAGGAGACCGACGCCAATGTCACCAAACGTGTCTTCTCGATCTTCGTCGAACAGGTCCAGAACATCATCCGCTACTCGGCCGAGCGGCTGCACGCCGACAGCGGCACTCCGGCCGAGATGAGTTCGGGCCTGATCACGGTCGGGCGCGATGCCACGCACTTCTTCGTGGTCTGCGGCAACATCGTCGGGCGCTCCGAGGGCGAGGATCTGCGCGTCCGGCTCGATGAGCTGGTGCGCATGGATCCCGACACGATCAAGAGCTACTACCGCGAGAAGCTGCGCGAGCCGCCCGAGGCCGGCAGTCGCGGCGCGAGCATCGGTCTGATCGAGATCGCGCGCCGCTCGACGCGCCCGATCGAGTTCGGACTGACTGAACTCGACGCGGATCGCGCCTTCTTTTGTCTCAAAGCCTATATCTGA
- a CDS encoding DUF1987 domain-containing protein produces MDRLQLPQTERSPLVDFDFDRQQLRLEGESYPEDAAAFFGPLIAALDRYLERLRAEPPASALIVDLRLAYFNSSSAKAFMNIFQRLEAAARDGIEVRVNWHYQTDDETMMEFGEDFREDFQAARFELCVFD; encoded by the coding sequence ATGGATAGACTCCAGCTTCCCCAGACCGAGCGCTCGCCCCTGGTCGATTTCGATTTCGACCGGCAGCAGCTGCGCCTTGAAGGCGAGTCCTACCCGGAGGACGCGGCGGCCTTCTTCGGTCCGCTGATCGCGGCCCTGGATCGCTATCTGGAGCGTCTGCGGGCCGAGCCGCCCGCCTCGGCCCTGATCGTGGATCTGCGCCTCGCCTATTTCAACAGCAGTAGCGCCAAGGCGTTCATGAACATCTTCCAGCGTCTGGAAGCGGCGGCGCGCGACGGGATCGAGGTGCGGGTCAACTGGCACTATCAGACCGATGACGAAACCATGATGGAGTTCGGCGAGGACTTCAGGGAGGATTTCCAGGCCGCTCGTTTCGAGCTGTGTGTCTTCGACTGA
- a CDS encoding GGDEF domain-containing protein, whose translation MSIHDLEPQETYSLYAHEESVIRQAESMLGKLDDVANGVRVLAQAYREGYRETVRLVRISDRMQEELHAANRTLLDQAADLQQLNEVLHKEIERREALEHELRRIASLDELTGTHTRRHVLELGEHEQRRRARHGHDLALLMVDLDHFKRVNDGFGHAAGDQVLRDFGFLLRSCLRKGDIAGRFGGEEFLAILPETDLATARSIAERLCDRVRENRTLWKDHVLAVTVSIGLVTVHGDESLDKAIARADQALYLAKRAGRDQVMVGTEPDVDD comes from the coding sequence ATGTCCATCCACGACCTAGAGCCTCAGGAGACCTACTCGCTCTATGCCCACGAGGAGTCGGTCATCCGCCAGGCCGAGTCCATGCTGGGCAAGCTCGACGATGTCGCCAACGGGGTGCGCGTGCTGGCCCAGGCGTATCGCGAGGGCTATCGCGAGACGGTGCGGCTGGTGCGCATCAGCGATCGGATGCAGGAGGAACTGCATGCGGCCAATCGCACGCTCCTGGATCAGGCCGCCGATCTGCAACAGCTCAACGAAGTCTTGCACAAGGAAATCGAACGGCGCGAGGCGCTCGAACACGAGCTCAGGCGCATCGCCTCGCTCGACGAGCTGACCGGCACCCATACGCGGCGCCATGTGCTCGAACTCGGCGAGCACGAGCAGCGCCGGCGCGCCCGTCATGGCCATGATCTGGCGTTGCTCATGGTGGATCTCGATCACTTCAAGCGCGTCAACGATGGCTTCGGTCATGCCGCCGGTGATCAGGTGCTGCGTGATTTCGGTTTCCTGCTGCGCTCCTGTCTGCGCAAGGGTGATATCGCCGGGCGCTTCGGCGGCGAGGAATTCCTGGCGATCCTGCCCGAGACCGATCTGGCGACCGCCCGATCCATCGCCGAGCGTCTCTGCGATCGGGTGCGCGAGAACCGCACGCTGTGGAAGGATCACGTGCTGGCGGTCACGGTCAGCATCGGTCTGGTGACGGTTCACGGCGATGAGTCGCTGGACAAGGCCATCGCGCGCGCCGATCAGGCGCTCTATCTGGCCAAGCGTGCCGGGCGCGATCAGGTCATGGTCGGGACCGAGCCGGACGTTGATGACTAG
- a CDS encoding substrate-binding periplasmic protein: MTRGARANGATGWGDRVLGLLVLLALITGAPVPAAEHYVVGVENIDYRPYQAGHAGDFEGFGRELLDAFAAEAGIVFEYRPLPPPRLLASLLQDRVDFKYPDDPGWTPEARAGQLIHYSRPIVAYLDGTLVRPERLEQPASMLRVLGTVVGFTPLAWRAALDSGAVSLRENADFSALFQQVLSGRVDGAYANVAVARDQSRRLLGHPDALVFDRRLPSARGDYRLSTRHHPVVIERFDRWLVERADRISALKERAGLSETDRSRDAVD, encoded by the coding sequence ATGACTAGGGGCGCGCGCGCGAATGGCGCCACGGGGTGGGGCGATCGTGTCCTGGGTCTGCTCGTGCTCCTGGCGCTCATCACGGGTGCGCCTGTTCCGGCGGCCGAGCACTATGTGGTGGGCGTGGAGAATATCGACTACCGACCCTATCAGGCTGGTCACGCCGGGGACTTCGAGGGCTTCGGGCGCGAACTGCTCGACGCCTTCGCCGCCGAGGCCGGCATTGTCTTCGAGTATCGGCCGCTGCCGCCACCGCGTCTGCTGGCGAGCCTGCTCCAGGATCGGGTCGACTTCAAATATCCCGACGACCCGGGCTGGACTCCCGAAGCGCGCGCCGGTCAGCTCATCCATTACAGCCGTCCCATCGTCGCCTACCTGGACGGCACCCTGGTGCGGCCCGAGCGTCTCGAACAACCGGCGTCGATGCTGCGCGTACTCGGAACCGTGGTGGGTTTCACCCCGCTGGCCTGGCGCGCGGCGCTCGATTCGGGCGCCGTCAGTCTCAGGGAGAACGCCGATTTCAGTGCGCTCTTCCAGCAGGTTCTGAGCGGACGTGTCGATGGCGCCTATGCCAATGTCGCGGTGGCGCGCGATCAGTCGCGGCGTTTGCTCGGACATCCTGACGCCCTTGTCTTCGACCGTCGTCTTCCGTCCGCACGCGGCGACTATCGACTCTCGACCCGCCATCATCCGGTTGTGATCGAACGCTTCGACCGCTGGCTCGTCGAGCGCGCCGACCGGATATCCGCGCTCAAGGAGCGCGCCGGTCTGAGCGAAACGGATCGAAGCCGTGACGCAGTCGACTGA
- a CDS encoding PP2C family protein-serine/threonine phosphatase, producing MTQSTELAAGTTLSRIPLRHGLTFKQAAVTLLVVLLLGLSVGTLELILDWRAMRVEVRVNLENTLDLVEGSAAEALYQLNPELGSRVVDGLLVFDLVRYVELRDDFGRVLASRQNPPLGASAFHRWSGLFADMTDFSRPLRQVEPDGARTEVGVLRVELSPERLTERFLQQAARSAFFGVARAGGISLLVVILFYFMITRPLLRLARAVAEIDPTRPGYWPTPELPGHGHDELGLLLAHLRRLLGASQDGLDQRDRAQAELTALTRELEQRVQERTQALEQAMLDLETRKDEVERAFEELDWTHRRLSEANRLLLESHAYARRIQTTMLPDPAVLGDDAGELRVHWEPLHLVGGDWYWLERRGDQCLILLADCTGHGVPGAFVTLVLASVTEQVLRETPVWEPATILADIDRRVRRRLGQDRSSGWTGLDSDDGLDAAVLLWEVGSGTLEFAGVGSIPLLCLDPDKGIGTLRGTRGHLGYQSLKPPAAIATQRLVLAPGATLYLLTDGLTDQMGGSPRRLLGRRRLVEWLESHAALGLNDQIAGLCRMLADYRAEESRRDDMTLIAFRPIVRPPLGADGIK from the coding sequence GTGACGCAGTCGACTGAGCTCGCGGCCGGCACGACGCTCAGCCGTATTCCGCTTCGACATGGCCTGACTTTCAAACAGGCGGCCGTCACGCTTCTGGTGGTCCTGCTGCTGGGGCTTTCGGTCGGTACGCTCGAACTGATCCTGGACTGGCGCGCCATGCGCGTCGAGGTCCGTGTGAATCTGGAAAATACCCTGGATCTGGTCGAGGGGTCGGCCGCCGAGGCGCTCTATCAGCTCAATCCCGAACTGGGGAGTCGGGTCGTCGATGGACTCCTGGTCTTCGATCTGGTGCGGTACGTCGAGCTGCGTGACGACTTCGGCCGGGTGCTCGCCAGTCGCCAGAACCCGCCCCTGGGCGCCAGTGCCTTTCATCGCTGGTCCGGGCTTTTCGCCGACATGACCGATTTCAGCCGACCGCTGCGTCAGGTCGAACCCGATGGTGCCCGGACCGAGGTCGGCGTACTCCGGGTCGAGCTGTCGCCCGAGCGGCTGACCGAGCGGTTCCTGCAACAGGCCGCACGTAGTGCCTTCTTCGGCGTTGCGCGCGCGGGCGGCATCTCGCTGCTGGTCGTGATCCTGTTCTATTTCATGATCACCCGGCCGCTGCTCAGGCTGGCGCGCGCCGTCGCCGAGATCGACCCGACACGCCCGGGGTACTGGCCGACGCCCGAACTGCCCGGCCATGGGCACGACGAACTGGGTCTGCTGCTGGCGCATCTGCGCCGGCTCCTGGGCGCCTCGCAGGATGGACTCGATCAGCGCGACCGGGCGCAGGCCGAGCTGACCGCGCTCACACGCGAGCTGGAGCAGCGCGTCCAGGAGCGCACCCAGGCACTCGAACAGGCCATGCTCGATCTGGAGACGCGCAAGGACGAAGTCGAGCGCGCCTTCGAAGAACTCGACTGGACCCATCGGCGTCTGAGTGAGGCCAATCGGCTCTTGCTCGAAAGTCATGCCTATGCACGGCGCATCCAGACCACGATGCTGCCCGATCCGGCGGTGCTCGGCGATGATGCCGGCGAACTCCGTGTCCACTGGGAGCCATTGCATCTGGTTGGCGGTGACTGGTATTGGCTGGAGCGGCGCGGCGATCAGTGCCTGATCCTGCTCGCCGACTGTACCGGGCATGGTGTGCCGGGCGCCTTCGTCACGCTGGTGCTGGCCTCGGTGACGGAGCAGGTGTTACGCGAGACGCCGGTCTGGGAGCCGGCGACGATCCTCGCCGACATCGACCGCCGGGTCAGGCGGCGTCTGGGTCAGGACCGATCGAGCGGCTGGACCGGGCTGGATTCCGACGATGGACTCGACGCCGCCGTCCTGCTGTGGGAGGTCGGATCGGGCACTCTGGAGTTTGCCGGCGTGGGCAGCATTCCGCTGCTGTGCCTCGACCCGGACAAGGGAATCGGCACGCTTCGCGGCACACGCGGCCATCTCGGCTACCAGAGTCTGAAGCCGCCGGCCGCCATCGCCACCCAGCGCCTCGTCCTGGCGCCCGGCGCGACCCTCTATCTGCTGACCGACGGTCTCACCGACCAGATGGGCGGCTCGCCGCGCCGCCTGCTTGGGCGGCGACGCCTCGTCGAATGGCTGGAGTCGCACGCCGCACTCGGTCTGAACGACCAGATCGCCGGGCTGTGCCGGATGCTCGCCGATTACCGCGCCGAGGAGTCGCGACGCGACGACATGACCCTGATCGCCTTCAGGCCGATCGTCAGGCCGCCGCTCGGAGCGGACGGGATCAAATGA
- a CDS encoding DUF2939 domain-containing protein, with protein sequence MRFIGYLLLLALIAYGLWPYYSLYRLDGALVRPDTTELATLVDLPAIRANYKRRLSAGVSGMLPAADPQSVSGWIQQNVERLGDSALEQTITLDWVREALGDAITRVTGQSPPYLIGAVDFAFFESYDRFLIRLGRLGENATHIRLSRIGTQWTITDII encoded by the coding sequence ATGCGATTCATCGGTTATCTCCTGCTCCTGGCGCTCATCGCCTATGGTCTCTGGCCCTATTACAGCCTCTATCGGCTCGACGGCGCCCTCGTGCGCCCGGACACGACCGAGCTGGCCACCCTGGTGGATCTTCCAGCCATCCGCGCCAATTACAAGCGCCGTCTGTCGGCCGGGGTGAGCGGCATGCTTCCGGCGGCCGATCCGCAGAGCGTCAGCGGCTGGATTCAGCAGAATGTCGAGCGGCTGGGCGATTCGGCCCTGGAGCAGACCATCACGCTCGACTGGGTGCGCGAGGCGCTGGGCGATGCGATCACGCGCGTCACGGGCCAGAGTCCGCCCTATCTGATCGGCGCGGTCGATTTCGCCTTCTTCGAGTCCTACGACCGCTTCCTGATCCGGCTCGGCCGGCTCGGCGAGAACGCCACCCACATCCGTCTGTCGCGGATCGGTACCCAGTGGACGATCACCGACATCATTTGA
- a CDS encoding multifunctional CCA addition/repair protein: protein MKSKPFSGAGATQGLETYLVGGAVRDLLLGRTTHEHDYVVVGASVEEMLARGFRQVGKDFPVFLHPENQDEYALARTERKTAPGYRGFQVQAHPDVTLEEDLLRRDLTVNAMAMDADGRVIDPHGGLADLKARILRHVSPAFAEDPVRILRLARLATRFVGLGFRIAEETLELTRAMVAAGEVDALVPDRVWQEMSRALGEERPARFFEVLRDCGALARLLPEIDRLWGVPQTPKWHPEIDTGVHVMMVLDMAARISPELEVRFAALCHDLGKGTTPPEILPSHHGHEERGLPMVEAICDRFRVPNRCRELARLTAAEHGRVHKVDELRTGTILDLFERTDAFRRPERFEQLLVACEADFRGRGDYAERSYPQADVWRRLFEAAAAVDAGAIARAAREPRLIHQRIRAARLESIGRVRPDLS, encoded by the coding sequence TTGAAGTCTAAACCCTTTAGCGGCGCGGGCGCGACCCAGGGACTCGAAACCTATCTGGTCGGCGGCGCCGTGCGCGACCTTTTGCTCGGACGCACCACGCACGAGCACGACTATGTGGTGGTCGGCGCCAGCGTCGAGGAGATGCTGGCCCGAGGTTTTCGGCAGGTCGGCAAGGATTTCCCGGTCTTCCTGCACCCGGAGAACCAGGACGAGTACGCGCTCGCCCGCACCGAGCGCAAGACCGCGCCCGGTTATCGCGGCTTCCAGGTCCAGGCCCACCCTGACGTGACGCTGGAAGAGGACCTGCTGCGGCGTGATCTCACGGTCAATGCCATGGCGATGGACGCCGACGGCCGGGTGATCGACCCGCATGGCGGTCTGGCCGACCTGAAAGCGCGTATCCTGCGCCACGTCTCGCCGGCCTTCGCCGAAGATCCGGTGCGCATCCTGCGTCTGGCGCGGCTGGCCACGCGCTTCGTCGGACTCGGTTTTCGCATCGCCGAGGAGACGCTTGAGCTGACGCGCGCCATGGTCGCGGCCGGCGAGGTCGACGCCCTGGTGCCGGATCGCGTCTGGCAGGAGATGTCGCGCGCGCTCGGCGAGGAGCGGCCCGCGCGCTTCTTCGAGGTGTTGCGCGACTGCGGCGCCCTGGCGCGTCTGCTACCCGAGATCGACCGTCTCTGGGGCGTGCCCCAGACCCCGAAATGGCACCCGGAGATCGACACCGGGGTGCATGTGATGATGGTGCTCGACATGGCGGCGCGGATCTCGCCCGAGCTGGAGGTCCGTTTCGCCGCGCTCTGTCACGACCTGGGCAAGGGCACCACGCCGCCCGAGATCCTGCCCAGCCATCATGGCCACGAGGAACGCGGTCTGCCGATGGTGGAGGCCATCTGCGACCGCTTCCGCGTCCCCAACCGCTGCCGCGAGCTGGCGCGCCTGACCGCCGCCGAGCATGGCCGGGTCCACAAGGTCGATGAACTGCGCACCGGCACCATCCTGGATCTCTTCGAGCGCACCGACGCCTTCCGCCGTCCCGAACGCTTCGAACAACTGCTGGTCGCCTGCGAGGCCGATTTTCGCGGGCGCGGCGACTATGCCGAGCGTTCGTATCCGCAGGCCGATGTCTGGCGCCGTCTGTTCGAAGCCGCCGCAGCGGTCGACGCCGGTGCCATCGCACGCGCGGCGCGTGAGCCGCGCCTGATCCATCAGCGCATCCGCGCCGCGCGGCTGGAGTCCATCGGGCGCGTTCGTCCGGATTTGTCTTGA